The Williamwhitmania taraxaci genome includes a window with the following:
- a CDS encoding putative signal transducing protein — MGSSKAKNETVFVTTFYNNIEANIVKGRLESEGVSCFLTNENFSTLMPHLNYLAGGGTHLFVLQSDFQLAASILNEIETPNKVADRVVCPQCQSLDVTLGLGKSKFKKLTIILLSAIFGMQFSNIKLSYNCRNCKNEF, encoded by the coding sequence ATGGGAAGTAGTAAAGCAAAAAATGAAACGGTTTTTGTTACCACGTTTTACAATAATATTGAGGCGAACATTGTTAAGGGTCGGCTTGAAAGTGAAGGTGTATCGTGCTTTCTGACGAATGAAAACTTTTCGACTTTAATGCCACACCTAAACTATCTTGCGGGTGGTGGAACGCATCTGTTTGTTTTGCAAAGCGATTTTCAGTTAGCTGCGTCAATTCTTAATGAGATTGAAACCCCAAACAAGGTTGCAGACAGGGTGGTTTGTCCACAATGCCAATCGTTAGATGTGACGCTAGGATTGGGGAAGTCGAAGTTTAAAAAGTTGACAATAATCCTTCTCTCTGCAATATTTGGGATGCAATTCAGCAATATAAAACTAAGCTATAACTGTAGAAATTGCAAGAATGAGTTTTAG
- the trhA gene encoding PAQR family membrane homeostasis protein TrhA: MAKETLPKYYSPTEEKINVISHAVGFFLSIVALVLLVLRAVMYGNVLHVVSFTIFGISLIMLYAASSLYHSAKNEARRNRLKIFDHASIYVLIAGTYTPYTLVTLEGTTGWIIFGVSWGIALVGITLKLFFTGRFSIASTIMYVLMGWVIVFAIKPLIHNLSSEGLFWLFLGGVAYTLGAVLYSIKKIKFNHAIFHILVLVGSLCHFISIFFYV; this comes from the coding sequence ATGGCTAAAGAGACTCTCCCTAAATATTACTCGCCAACCGAGGAGAAAATCAACGTGATTTCACATGCTGTTGGTTTTTTCTTGAGTATAGTTGCTCTTGTTCTTTTGGTGCTACGTGCCGTTATGTACGGCAACGTTTTACATGTGGTTAGCTTCACCATTTTTGGCATAAGCTTAATTATGCTCTATGCTGCTTCGAGTCTATACCATAGTGCTAAGAATGAGGCGCGGCGAAACCGTTTGAAGATTTTTGACCACGCATCTATTTACGTTCTTATTGCCGGAACGTATACCCCATATACCCTTGTTACCCTTGAAGGCACTACAGGTTGGATAATCTTTGGCGTTTCGTGGGGCATTGCGCTGGTGGGAATTACGCTAAAATTATTCTTTACCGGAAGGTTTTCTATTGCCTCTACCATAATGTATGTACTAATGGGATGGGTAATTGTTTTTGCTATTAAGCCACTTATCCACAACTTATCGTCGGAAGGCCTTTTTTGGCTTTTTCTTGGAGGTGTTGCTTATACTCTTGGTGCGGTTCTTTATAGCATTAAGAAAATTAAGTTTAACCACGCTATTTTTCACATTCTTGTGCTTGTTGGTAGTTTATGCCATTTTATCTCGATATTCTTCTATGTTTAA